From one Plantibacter flavus genomic stretch:
- a CDS encoding MFS transporter, with amino-acid sequence MAIQSARESDPRGSDTTTAGQSDIDRDGLDSRVQRRRAILASSVGTVIEWYDFTLYGLASALVFAPLFFPGAGDLAGLLGAFAGFAVGFGARPIGGLIFAHYGDKLGRKPTLLITLLFMGVATTIIGLLPTAETIGIWAPILLIVLRIFQGMGSGAEFAGAITMASESADVKHRAFAASFPGASVYVGMALATTVFAVVSTLPIEQFQSWGWRIPFLASVVIVAFALYFRLRVKETKAFESAEERGAVTSAPLAGAIRSHWRVIICGMALFTFALPWVYVVQVFSLSYVTGTLSVNPTEALIGLIVAEVLTIPTALLFGRLADRIGRKPVLMGAAIFGVVYAFPMFLLYNTEQSTLVALGLILGLAVIQGSTIGTSGALLAEIFPTSMRWSGIALSREIPAALVGGTVPLVATALVAASGGAPWLVAAYLLVLSAIGIVGIAFLPETLPRKQRG; translated from the coding sequence TCGCCAGCTCGGTCGGCACCGTCATCGAATGGTACGACTTCACCCTCTACGGGCTGGCCTCCGCGCTCGTGTTCGCGCCGCTGTTCTTCCCCGGCGCCGGTGACCTCGCCGGCCTGCTCGGCGCGTTCGCCGGCTTCGCGGTCGGCTTCGGTGCCCGCCCGATCGGCGGCCTGATCTTCGCCCATTACGGCGACAAGCTCGGGCGCAAACCGACGCTGCTCATCACGCTCCTCTTCATGGGCGTCGCGACCACCATCATCGGGTTGCTCCCCACCGCCGAGACCATCGGCATCTGGGCACCGATCCTGCTCATCGTGCTGCGGATCTTCCAGGGCATGGGCTCGGGCGCCGAGTTCGCGGGCGCGATCACGATGGCGAGCGAGTCCGCCGACGTGAAGCACCGCGCGTTCGCCGCCTCGTTCCCCGGTGCCTCCGTGTACGTGGGCATGGCGCTCGCGACCACCGTCTTCGCCGTGGTGAGCACGCTGCCGATCGAACAGTTCCAGAGCTGGGGTTGGCGGATCCCGTTCCTCGCGAGCGTCGTCATCGTCGCCTTCGCCCTGTACTTCCGCCTGCGCGTGAAGGAGACGAAGGCGTTCGAGAGCGCCGAGGAGCGCGGTGCCGTCACCTCCGCTCCGCTGGCCGGCGCGATCCGCTCGCACTGGCGCGTGATCATCTGCGGCATGGCGCTGTTCACGTTCGCCCTGCCATGGGTCTACGTCGTGCAGGTGTTCTCGCTGTCGTACGTCACGGGCACGCTGAGTGTGAACCCGACGGAGGCGCTCATCGGTCTCATCGTCGCCGAGGTCCTGACCATCCCGACGGCGCTGCTGTTCGGTCGCCTCGCCGACCGCATCGGTCGCAAGCCCGTCCTCATGGGCGCCGCGATCTTCGGTGTGGTCTACGCGTTCCCGATGTTCCTGCTCTACAACACGGAGCAGTCGACCCTCGTCGCGCTGGGCCTGATCCTCGGCCTCGCCGTCATCCAGGGTTCCACCATCGGCACCTCGGGGGCGCTGCTCGCCGAGATCTTCCCGACCTCGATGCGCTGGAGCGGCATCGCGCTCTCCCGCGAGATCCCGGCCGCCCTCGTCGGCGGGACGGTCCCGCTCGTCGCGACCGCGCTCGTCGCCGCGAGCGGTGGGGCACCGTGGTTGGTGGCGGCGTACCTGCTGGTGCTCAGCGCGATCGGCATCGTCGGGATCGCGTTCCTCCCGGAGACCCTGCCGCGGAAGCAGCGCGGCTGA